TGATCGTGTGGATGTTGAGCAGCCGCAGCAGGGTGCGGCCGATCTCGCTGAAGCGCAGCGCGGGGTCGGCCTTGAGGCGCTTGACCGCCGCGGCACGGTCCTGGGCCGCGTCCCGGTCGGGCACGGCCGAGGGGCGGGCGACCCGCGGTGCCGCGACGTGGCTGTCGTGGTCGGTCCGCTTCCCGCGCCGCGGGACGGGGTCCTCGCCGCGCATCATGCGGTTGCGTACGTCCCGTACCGTCTCCGGCGAGATGGCGGCGACCCGGGCCACCTGGCGCAGCGACAGGGCGGGGTTCCGGGCGATGAGCTCGCTGGCGACCCTGCGCCCTTCGGCGCCGTTGATGGGCCGCACACGGCCGTCGTGGCCGATCCTGCTCTCCTCGCCGTCCCTGCCGCCCGGCGCGCGCCTGCGGATGTCCGCGACGGTGCCGGGCGCGATGCCGCTGACCGAGGCGATCATCCGGTCCGACCACTGGGGGTGGGTGGCGATGATGCGGGCGGCCGCCCGCTTGCGGTCGGCCGTGGTCAGCGGCAGGCCGTGGGTGACGTTGGACTCGACGGCCAGGACGAAGGCGTCGTCCTCCGCCCCGTCGAAGTACTTCACTGCGATCTTGCGCTGCCCCTGGAGTTCGGCGGCGCGCAGGCGGTGCAGTCCGTCGATGACCCGCATCGT
The window above is part of the Streptomyces venezuelae genome. Proteins encoded here:
- a CDS encoding ParB/RepB/Spo0J family partition protein — translated: MVVEVEIGSLSTADSPRTAGVDPEHVQALAVVQTPLPPITVHRPTMRVIDGLHRLRAAELQGQRKIAVKYFDGAEDDAFVLAVESNVTHGLPLTTADRKRAAARIIATHPQWSDRMIASVSGIAPGTVADIRRRAPGGRDGEESRIGHDGRVRPINGAEGRRVASELIARNPALSLRQVARVAAISPETVRDVRNRMMRGEDPVPRRGKRTDHDSHVAAPRVARPSAVPDRDAAQDRAAAVKRLKADPALRFSEIGRTLLRLLNIHTISMEEWDQIIEKVPPHCRGIVAYLAGESAEMWTEVAVRVQSKVAETA